A genomic segment from Gossypium hirsutum isolate 1008001.06 chromosome D04, Gossypium_hirsutum_v2.1, whole genome shotgun sequence encodes:
- the LOC107898960 gene encoding major strawberry allergen Fra a 1-E, with product METMKGEVVLNIPSEKAWEMYRNNAILSKINPDLLSAAEYIQGDGAPGSLRLFKLGPAIRNYVKESVEKIEKVETGRSVTYEVIGGDLKEMYDAYRVTFSFIPIEGDNNVNKCIAEWKAEFKVSAPATPPPEKAKDAALRFLKSFDNFQLSY from the exons ATGGAGACGATGAAAGGGGAAGTGGTACTGAACATCCCGTCGGAGAAAGCTTGGGAAATGTACAGAAACAATGCAATCCTTAGCAAAATCAATCCTGATTTGCTTTCTGCCGCTGAATACATTCAAGGTGATGGTGCCCCTGGCAGCTTGAGGCTTTTCAAGCTTGGTCCTG CTATAAGGAATTATGTGAAAGAATCCGTGGAGAAGATAGAAAAGGTGGAAACGGGAAGGTCGGTGACATATGAAGTGATAGGAGGGGATTTGAAGGAGATGTATGATGCTTACAGAGTCACTTTCTCATTCATTCCTATTGAAGGAGATAACAACGTTAACAAATGCATTGCTGAATGGAAGGCTGAGTTCAAGGTGTCCGCACCGGCCACTCCTCCACCTGAAAAGGCCAAGGATGCTGCTCTCCGGTTCCTCAAGTCCTTTGATAACTTTCAGCTAAGCTACTAG